In the genome of Desulfonauticus submarinus, the window GCAGATCGGATTCCAAGAAAACTTGGGAATAAATCGGGTTAGACCTAAAAAAATAGCCAACAATCTAATGGCAAATTTTGATTTAACGAGCATTGGAAACAGGCCAAATTGTAATTCAAGACTTGAAGATGCGGAGCCTATGGAACAAGCAGATCGGAATCCAAGAAAGCTTGTGAATGAACTTGGTTAGACCTAAAAAATAACACAACGTTTCAGCGGACGGCTATCGCCGCCGCTGAACTCAGCGTTATCTGAGAAAGAAATTAAAGAATAGAGGAAATTCATCATGGAAAATAAATTGAAAAAGTTAAATGCATTTGATTTGACCAAGGATATTACTGATGATTGGAAGAATTTTGTTGTTAGCGAAATCAATGACCATGTTGTGCGATTGAGTGTTTTGCAAAGAGATTTTCATTGGCATTACCATGCTGAGAGTGATGAAATGTTTTACGTTATAGAAGGAAAATTGTTTGTAGACCTCGAAGATAGGACCGAGGAACTTAATCCTGGGGAAATGATTACAATACCCAAAAATGTTAAACACAGGACCCGCTCAAGTGAAAGAACTTTAATTCTCTGTTTTGAATCAAAAAATAATGATGTTAAAGGTGATAGGTAAAATGACAACAGATAACAAGCCAGTTCACCAGACCGCCAACCCGCTGCGCTTCGCTTGCGGATGGCGGCTGGTGACTTTTGACGTTAGATTAATAAAAAGGAGAAAATAAAAAATGGAAGTAAAAAATGTTTCCATACCAATAGATATAATAATTGAATTGTTGAAAAAATTAAGTGAAGAAGCAAAACAAGAAGTTTTTGAAAAGGTATTTTTAGAAGAAGATACATCACCTTTAATAATGGAAGAAAAATATGAAATAGAAAAAGCTGAAAAAGAATTAAAAAATGGAGAAACCATTTCATGGCCTTTTGGCAAATAGAATTTTCAAAACAAGCGTATAAATACTATAAAACTTTACAAAAAGGATATCAAAAAAAAATAAATAAAATTTTAAATCTTTTAATGGATAAAGAAAAAATAGACATAAAGCCTGTAGAAGGGGAAACAGATATTTATAGACTAAGAATTGGGAAATATAGAATGTTAATTAGAGTTTATAAAGAAAAGCAAATTCTTTTAATAGTAAAAATAGGGCCAAGAGGAGATATTTACAAAAAAATAATCTAACTAATCGCTTCACTGGACTGGCATTTCGCTGCGCTCCATGCCAGCCAGTGAGCTTAGTCGTTAGATGAAAAAAATGAAATTACATAGGAGATGAAATGGAAATAATTATAAAAGAAGATGAGATAAAATCTATGTTAGAAGACATTATTTTTAAATTATTTCAAGAAAAAAAAGAAATTTTTAGAGATATTGTTGAAGAAATAATGGAAGATATAGCCTTATGTAAAGCCATAGAAGATGGAAGAAAAAATGAATTTGTGTCGCAAGAAAAAATAATGGAAATACTAAACAGATGAAGCTAATATTTGAAAAAAGATTTGAGAAAGATTTAAAGAAAATAAAAGATAAACGTATTTTAGAAAAAGTAAAATCTATAATAGAAAAAATTTCATTGACAGGTTCTCTATTAGAGTTAGACGAAAATGTTAAACGAATGAGGAGTAATCCAAATTTTTGGCGTATAAAAATAGGAGATTATAGAATAGGATTGGAGAAAGAAAAAGATAAAATAATATTTGTAAGGATTTTGCATAGGAAGGATATTTATAAATATTTTCCATAAATTAAAATCATCTAACCAATCGCTTCACTGGACTGGCATTTCGCTGCGCTCCATGCCAGCCAGTGAGCTTAGTCGTTAGGCAAAATTAGTAAATAATAAAAAGATTATATCAGATGAAGATAACATTTTCTCGTCATGCAAAAAGAAGAGGAAAATTATATAAAATTTCAGAAGAGGCGGTTAAAAATATTTTAGAGAGGAAGAATTTATCCCAAGGTAATCATGAAATCATAGAAGATATTGAAGGTTTTAAATATCCCTTAAAGATTGTTATTTCTGTAGAAAAGGATATAATAACAGTGATTACAAATTATCCTTTAAAGAAAGGAAGGAAAAAATGAAGGTTTATTATGACGATGAAGTAGATGCATTATATTTAAAACTTAGTGATGATTCTCCAGATGGAGTTATAGAAATCTCTGAGGGTGTTAATATAGATACGACCTCTGAGGATAAAATAATAGGAATTGAAATTCTGAATGCTTCTAAAAAGCTAGATTTAACTTCATTGTTATCCTACTCCTTTGAATTTGAGAAAGAAATATTAAATCGACAACAAAAAATTGCCTAACAACGGGGTGCACTTGACCGCCATTCCGCTGCGGCCTTCGGCCTTGCTACATGTCGGCAAGTGACCCACGACGTTATGCAATAAAAAGGAGGAACAAATGCCGAATTATTGGGTAGTTGGTGCGGCATGGGGAGGTGTTGACCATCAAGATAAGAAATTTGTGAAAGAAGGATATTGGATGTTGGGTTGGAAAGAAGATTCTCAGCCCGCTCAGTATGCCTTAGCTGAACAAATGAAGCCTGGCGATAGAATAGCTATTAAAAGAATGAAAGGAAAAGGAAAAACTGGAATCAAAATATTTCATATTGGAATAATCAAGGGTGTAATCTTGGGGGTTAATAGAATTATCTGTACTGTTGATTGGGTGGCGACAGACTTGGAGAGGGACATTGAGGAAAGTCGAGGGTGCTTCAAATCTATTCATGGCCCATTTGAAAAAGACGAATGGGTAGAGAAAGTATTTTGTCTGTAAAAAATTTTGCATAACAAGCGCATCGTGTCGGGCTGGCAACCGCTACGCTTCGCTTCGCGGTTGCCAGCCGCACATGCATAACGTTATGGAGAAATGAAGAAAGATCCAACCAGACAAATTTTTAATCTAGTTCCAGCTAGTCTTAAGAGATTTAAAAAACTGTTAATTTGTCCTGATATTCCTACGTATGATATTGAAAAAACAGATTTATATTTTGTATATCATGATTTCATTTTTGCACTAAGCCTCATCAGTATAATAATAAAAGGAATAAAAGGACTATTGCCAAATTATTTTATCGTCAATCCTGCGTCTTTAATTAACTATCCAGTTTTTATTTTATTATTGTCTTTAAATGCTTTGATACCAAGTATCTTAATATTTAGTTTGCTGTTAATTCCGCTTTACTATAAGACAAAAAGGGTGCATGTGTGTATATTTTATCATTCGCTAAGGGCTTATTCGTTGGAAATTATTCTAGTATCAATATTATTTGTGATTGCTATTAACAGGATATTTATTAATAATACCCCATTTAAAGCTATAAACAACATTGAATTAATATTTTCAGTAATTATTTCGGCATTTACTTTATTTTTTCTATACTGGTTAATTGGTTATCCTGTGTCAAAATATCTTACAAATTTTTTTAGCAAAAAAATTGCTTATTCGTTAGGTATTGGATCGATATTGTTTTGTCTGTATATAAATCCTACGCTTTCTTTTAAGTATTTCAATAACATAATAGACTATAAGGAGTTTTGTATTCAATATGTTGATTACAAATTTCAGAAAGAAGTGACAGGCAATATTTATAATAAAGATTGCCTGATCGGGAAGTGTTTTGAATTGAAAGAAAAATTTTTACCATAACAAACGGGTGCACTTGACCGCCATTCCGCTGCGCTCCATGTCGGCAAGTGACTCTAGACGTTAGAAATAAAAAATAAAATTTCTGGTTATGTTAGCTTTTTGTTTTTTGATAGCGGAGTAAAAAATAAGTGGTTAGAAATTAAATTATGGTTATTAATTCAATAATAAATAACATTGAAGTTTACCTTCAGGTATTAACGGTATTGATATTGTTAGGTGGTTTTATTGTTGGAATTCAACAATTAAAAGTGTTGATAACGCAAATAAGAAATCAATATGAATGGAATATGAGAGAATTTGCCTTATCTTATTCTTTAACTAAAAATGAACGTCTAAGAGAAGCTAGAATAAATTTAGACAATGCTTTTGGGATATTAGCTAAAAGAAAAGAATCACTTACTTTGAAAGAGATCGAAGATGTAATACAAAAAAAACCTGCTATATATACAGATATAATTTATTTGCTTGCTCATTGGGAAAATATGGCTTTAGCTATTCATGCAAAAATAGCGGATGAAAATGTTGCTTTTGAAATGGTGGCTGGCATGGTGATCTCTTATGTTAGAGTTTTTAGAAACTTTATTGATTCTAGACGAGAAATAAATCCAAGAGCTTATGATTATTTGCTTAATTTAGCAAACAGATGGGAAAATAGATTGCATAGATTAAAGAAGCCAGCTTTTTTAGATCTAAGAAATGTCTAACAAACCTCTCCAGCGGACGGCGTTACACGCCGCCGTTGAGTTTAGGCGTTAGAAGACAATGGGAAACGACACTCACAAATTTTCAATAGGAATGGTTGCTGAGGGTATAACAATTGTCGTTGCTATAGGATTCGTTATTTCAGTTATATATGACTGGGGTTTCGTTTATGCGATAGATATTGATTTAATGAGTCTCCCGACAACAATATCAGATCATTTTCGTACAGGTGTGATTTGGTTTCCATACTTACTTGCTTTTGTTCTTATGTATTTTGCCGTAGAGTATCAATTTCAACGTGTGGAAAAGGGGTTAACAGAACAAGAAATTATTGAAAGCTCAAAGAACCCCGAAAAACTGAAAAAATTCAGGGAAGGTCCATGGAAACTTATAAAGTGGACTGCTCCTCTTGCGGTCTTTAATTACATATTAATTGGTGACATCATGTCATCTGCATTACCCTTAATGCTGTCAATATTGTGGATGGGTTTTGCCGAATGGTGCTATTCCGCCCCACTCATAAAACTTCGGCGAAGCTGGGAATCACAGGCTGCTTTTACCTTTCTTCCCATAATTTTCATTCTTGCATTTTTTTCAGGATACAATGCGGCAGTCGATGCTTCGATGCGTAAACCGAAACAGGTAATTATCACCTTTAGCCAAAAATCACCACACCTAAAAGGGAAGCTTCTTCGGGAGTTTGAACGAGGGGTATTTATCCTAAACCATAATGACCATGTGACTTTTATTCCTTGGGGACAAATTAAAAGCATTAAAACTGTAGAAAAATACAAGCCGTTTCGTGGAATACTTTGTGAGTGGTTTCAAATTTGTACCGAAACCGCTTCTAACAAGGCTAATTCAGCCGACGCAAAAAGCCGCGCGGGTGATTAGCAATGTTAGAAATAAAAAT includes:
- a CDS encoding cupin domain-containing protein, with protein sequence MENKLKKLNAFDLTKDITDDWKNFVVSEINDHVVRLSVLQRDFHWHYHAESDEMFYVIEGKLFVDLEDRTEELNPGEMITIPKNVKHRTRSSERTLILCFESKNNDVKGDR
- a CDS encoding type II toxin-antitoxin system RelE family toxin; protein product: MAFWQIEFSKQAYKYYKTLQKGYQKKINKILNLLMDKEKIDIKPVEGETDIYRLRIGKYRMLIRVYKEKQILLIVKIGPRGDIYKKII
- a CDS encoding type II toxin-antitoxin system RelE family toxin, with amino-acid sequence MKLIFEKRFEKDLKKIKDKRILEKVKSIIEKISLTGSLLELDENVKRMRSNPNFWRIKIGDYRIGLEKEKDKIIFVRILHRKDIYKYFP
- a CDS encoding DUF2283 domain-containing protein, with protein sequence MKVYYDDEVDALYLKLSDDSPDGVIEISEGVNIDTTSEDKIIGIEILNASKKLDLTSLLSYSFEFEKEILNRQQKIA
- a CDS encoding DUF4760 domain-containing protein, coding for MVINSIINNIEVYLQVLTVLILLGGFIVGIQQLKVLITQIRNQYEWNMREFALSYSLTKNERLREARINLDNAFGILAKRKESLTLKEIEDVIQKKPAIYTDIIYLLAHWENMALAIHAKIADENVAFEMVAGMVISYVRVFRNFIDSRREINPRAYDYLLNLANRWENRLHRLKKPAFLDLRNV